The Brassica napus cultivar Da-Ae chromosome C1, Da-Ae, whole genome shotgun sequence DNA segment gagtggttgcaaatgaggagattgatgggatccttacacagtgtcatggatcatcttatggaggccactttgccaCCTTCAAGACAGTTGCGAAAGtattacaagctggattctggtggccacatatgttcaaggatacacaagactttgtctcaaagtgtgattcttgccaaagaagaggaaacatcacaaagaggaatgagatgcctcagaatccaatccttgaagttgaagtgtttgatgtgtggggtattgacttcatgggaccatttccatcatcttttggaaacaaatacatccttgtggctgtcgattatgtctccaaatgggtggaagctattgcaagccccaccaatgatgctagagttgtAACCAAAATGTTCAAGAGCAACAtttttccaaggtttggagtcccaagagttgtgatcagtgacggaggttcccacttcattaacaaactgcttgagggacttctcaagaagaatggtgtgaagcacaaggtggcaaccccttatcacccccaaacaagtggccaagttgagatttctaacagggagatcaagtctatcttggagaagattgtggggatcacaaggaaggattggtccaataagctcgatgatgcactttgggcttataggacagcgtacaagacactatgggcaataaagttgctgaactttgacatcaagagtgccaaggagaaaaggatttttcagctacatgagcttgatgagataagaatgaatgcttttgagaactcaaggatctacaaggagaagactaaagctttccatgacaagaatatcctgaagagagagagtttaaagaaggagatcaagttcttctctacaactctaggctgaagctatttccaggaaagcttaagtcaaggtggtcaggtcctttcaaagtcaaagaggttaggccatatggagcaatagttttgtggagtactgatggaagagacttcacagtcaatgggcaaagggttaagctctacatggctactgcactagaggaagatggggtttcaactccactgtctgaccctaccccggcctaatccaaaaagaggcaaagtcaagctagagacttaaaacaagctcacttgggaggaagtcccatgtgtatccttgtatatattgcattggtattttcattttcatcttataaaaaaaaaaaaaaggggagaGAGAAGTCGTGTGCAGGTGCTTGATCGATGCAGGTTCGAGCAAATGTCGTGCGTGGGAGCGACCTCACACAGCGACACttcgaagtcgctccagctgggagcgacgttacGGGAGCGACACCTCGAGGTCGCTCGGCTTAAAGACGTTTTGTGCTCCAACacgctctcggagcgacctctcagagcgagcACATGAAGTCGCTCCAACTGGGAGCGACGTTACGGGAGCGATACCtcgaagtcgctcgcgttttcgtcgTCACGGAGCTCAAAAACTGCCTCGGAGCGACATCCTAGAGCGACACCTCGAAGTCGCTCCATCTCCAGAGCGAGGTTTCGAGAGCGACACTccagagtcgctcgcgttttcgtcgAATCACGACGCGAGAGAAGGACTCGGGAGC contains these protein-coding regions:
- the LOC125580761 gene encoding uncharacterized protein K02A2.6-like, with the translated sequence MFKDTQDFVSKCDSCQRRGNITKRNEMPQNPILEVEVFDVWGIDFMGPFPSSFGNKYILVAVDYVSKWVEAIASPTNDARVVTKMFKSNIFPRFGVPRVVISDGGSHFINKLLEGLLKKNGVKHKVATPYHPQTSGQVEISNREIKSILEKIVGITRKDWSNKL